GTTGCGCGTTATGCCGACGAGTTATCTGGGCGGGATCGGGGAATTCAAATAAAGTCCCAGCGGCCGACAGTCGGTGGCGACGGCCTGTACTCGCGTTAGCTCTGGAGGCATGGAGATCGCCCCTTCGTAAAATACCAAGCTCTCACGTGATGGTCCATCACGATCTCAGGGAAAATGCATCCATCTTACATAGACATAAAGCTATCTGAAATATTTTCGATGTCAAGCAGTATGTGAGGGGATCAGGGCTAGGCTGTGTCCAGTTTTACTGTAGCGTCTCCAGGGCCATTTGGACCGAGTATAATAGATTGTCAGACGCTATGGTTAAATGTGATGCGATTTAGGCTGCTTCACTTCGAACGCACACTGGTCAGATCAGAAAACCACCCACTTTTCTGGAAAGTACAAATTAAAAAACCCTTCTCCACAGGAAGAAGGGTTTGATTTAACTAACTGTCGTGTTGATTCAGTTTATGCCAGTATTCCGTGGGCGACATGACCGGCGACATCCGTCAGGCGGAAATCACGGCCCGCGTATCGGTACGTCAGTTTTTCGTGGTCCATTCCGAGGAGGTGCAATAGAGTGGCATGGAAATCGTGGATATGCATTTTATCTTTGGCGGCATAGTAACCGAACTCATCAGTGGCGCCATACTTGATTCCAGATTTCACGCCACCACCGGCGAGCCACATGGTGAAGCCTTCGGGATTGTGGTCGCGGCCATTTTTCCCTTGCGCAGTCGGAGTCCGACCGAACTCGCCTCCCCAGACGACCAGTGTATCTTTCAACAGACCGCGCTGTTTGAGGTCTTTCAATAACCCCGCGATCGGTTTATCAACTTCTTTGGCATTTTTGCCATGCCCTTCCAGCAGATTCCCATGCTGATCCCATTGGACTTTCTGATCGCTGTGTGAAACCTGAATAAAACGCACGCCCCGTTCCGCGAAACGACGGGCCATCAGACACTGTCGACCGAAATCAGCGGTTTTCTCTTCATCCAGTCCATACATTTTCATGGTGGCTTCGGTTTCGCCGGAGATATCCTGGATCTCGGGAACTTCTTCCTGCATGCGGAAGGCCAGTTCAAACGAACCAATGCGATCGTTCAGAATCTGGTTCGGGCCGGTCTCTGCCTGATGCATACGGTTCAAGTCATTGAGAAAATCGACCTGTTTCCGCTGAACTTTGCGGGAGAGAAAATCATTTTTGATATATTCGATCTGCGCCTGTTTTGCGGCGACCGCTGCATTCCCCAGTGGCGTTCCCTGATAAGGAGCCGGCAGGAATGCGGAGCTCCAGTTCTTCACTCCCCCATGTGCGAGTGTCGGACAAATCGTAATGAAGCCGGGCAGGTTCTGGTTTTCGGTTCCCAGTCCATACGTCACCCACGATCCCATACTGGGTCGCACAAAGGCATCGCTGCCGGTATGCAGTTTGAGTAAGGCGCCGCCGTGGGCCGCATTGGTTCCATGCAGTGAGTTAATGATACAGAGATCATCCACGCATTCTGCCACATTGGGGAACAGTTCGCTGACATGAATGCCACTTTCGCCGTACTGCTTAAACTTCCAAGGCGACTTCAACAGGTTACCGGTAGGGGCAAATTGAACCCGTGGTTTATCAAACGGGAGCGGTTTACCGTCATACTTCTGTAGCTGCGGCTTGTAATCGAACGTATCCATGTGGGAGGGGCCTCCCTTCATGAACAGAAAGATGACCCGCTTGGCCCGGGGCGTGAAATGGGGTTCTTTCGGCGCCAGAGGATCTTTCAATTGGGAGGCTTGCGCTTCATCATTCAACATAGAGAGTAAGGCGAGGTTTCCGAAACCGACGGCTGATTTTTTCAGCAGTTCCCGGCGGGAATATAATGATTGAGGTAGGATACTCATAACGTGTCTCGTTTATTATTGAACAGTTTCAAAATTGATTCTGGTTATTACATTCAGTGACTCTGTGCCCGATTAGCGGAGATAGATAAATTCGCTCGATGCAAAAATGGACTGACAGAGTATCTGCCAGGCACGGGTGATTCGTTTCTCGGAATCAACTTCTTTTGCCTGCAGTTCTTTTTCCAGTTCTTCCAGGAAGTGCAGGGACTTGCTGACTTCCATCTCGTTCGGTTGTCGTCCATAGGATTTCAGGAACAATTCCTGAATCTTCTGTTCGGGTGATAATGCGGTCTGATGTAACACTGTTTCCGCCATCCGATGTGATGCTTCTTCGACCAGTTCGCTGTTCAACAGAAACAGTGCCTGGGGGGCGACAGTGGTCGAGGCCCGATCACCGTTTAATACACTGGCGTCCGAATAATCAAACAACATAAACATCCCATACAGGTGATTGCGAATCACGGGCAGATAAATCGAACGCCGATTGAAATCGTAAGTGACGCCATCTTTAGATTCGTGATTGAAGACAAAGGCACGGTTATCCACATTCAGGAGTGAGCCTCCCAGGGCGGGATCCAGTCCGTCACTGACGCTGAGAATAGAATCCCGAATCGATTCTGCATCGAGTCGACGAATATCGGCACGCCACATCAGTCGATTATCAGGATCGACCGCGGCGGCATGAGCGTTAAATTCGCTGCTCATCTGCCATGTATTGGAGAGTAAAATCAGGCGATGCAGCTGCTTCAGAGACCAGTCTTCCTCCATCAGTTTGGCTGCCAGCCAGTCCAGTAGAGGTTGATTGCTTGGTTTGGCCCCCAGTTTTCCGAAATTATCGGGGGTAGCAACAATTCCTTTACCGAAATGCCAGCGCCAGACCCGGTTTGCAATTACGCGTGAGGTTAAGGGATGCTGTCTGTTGGTCAGCCATTCTGCGAACTTCAGACGGCCGCTCTGTTTCTCGGGAAACGGATTTTGTGGCTGCTGACTCAGTACCACAGGCACATGGCGGGGGACTGTTTCCCCCAGTGTCAGGTGACTGCCACGAATATGAATAGGAACGTCTATGGTCTCCCGTTCGGCTGCTCCCATTGCTGTGGGAACTTCAGGCCGTTCTTTTTTCAGTGATGCAACCTGGTCGCGCAGCGCTTTCAATTTTGCCTTGACCTCTTTGGAATAAGAGGGTTCCGGCTTCTCGGGCAGTTTAAATTCTTTGCCCCCCTCTGTCTGGAGCCGTTCATTTTCTGATTTGACCAGCGCGGCAATTTGATCTTCTTCTGCCTTGATCTTCCGATCCCAATCTGCCTGTACTTTCAGTTCCGCTTCTGTCGCGAGCGAGTTTTCGTTCCAGCGGCCAATTGTCTTGTAACTCTCCATGATTTTGGTGCTTTTCAAGATCCCCGCCAGTCCATAATAATCGTTCGCTGAAATCGGATCGAATTTGTGATCATGGCAACGGGCACAGCCGAGTGTCATGCCCATCAGCGAGACGCCAATCGTATTGATCTGTTCGTCGATGATGTCCATTTCCATTTTGGTTTTATCGACTTCGGCTAGAACTTTCGGACCTAATAACAGGAAACCGGTGGCTGTCAAACGCTCATTGCGTTCGACAACATCTTTCGCTGGCTCCAGCAAATCACCGGCGAGTTGCTCTTTGAGGAATAGATCGTAGGGCTTGTCTTTATTCAACGCATTCACGACATAGTCGCGATATTTCCATGCGGTCCCATACGCCACATTCTCGTCCAGGCCATTTGAGTCAGCATAACGGGCAACATCCAGCCAGTGACGGCCCCAGTGTTCGCCGTAGTGAGGTGAAGCCAGCAGCCGATCCACTACTTTTTCGAAGGCATCGGGAGAGGAGTCGTTCAGAAAGTTTTCGATTTCCTGTGGAGTCGGAGGCAAGCCGGTCAGATCAAAAGTCGTCCGTCGAATCAGTGTGCGTTTGTCTGCAGGGCGGGCGGGCGTCAATCCAGCCTGCTCCAGTTGCTGTAGAATAAACTGATCAATCGGATTCTTGACCCACGACTTCTGTTTAACTTCAGGCAGGACCGGTTTTTTCACTGCCTGGAATGACCAGAACTTGCGTTCTTTTTCCAGATCGTATTTTCCTTGGTCGCTGGGTGCACGCAGCAGACTTAAATCCGCATTAGGATAGGGTGCTCCCATTTTGACCCAGTTAGTCAGGTCTTCAATTTCCGCTTTACTCATTTTTTCGTCGGGAGGCATCTGCAGATCGTTGGACTGATAGTTGACCGCGGTGATCAACAGACTCTGCTCCGGTTTGCCTGGAACAATCAATGATCCCGCTTTGCCTCCCTGAGCAATACCTTTGAACGTATCGACGCGTAAATCAGATTCCTGAGTATCTTCGCCATGACAGTCATAGCAGTGCTTGATCAACAGCGGACGGATCTTCGCTTCAAAAAACTGGATCTGTTGCTGATTGGGTTCTTTCTCAGCAGCCTGAAGTGATGTGACACTCACTGCAGCGAGGGCGATTAATAATCCGCATGAACCCTGTGTTACGAAAGTACAGAAACAATCTCGTAAACGAGCAGACATCTTCATGATTTTTCCCAGCAGTTTCAGGTAGGAACCACACATTGATATTAGTGGAGCGAGAGTCTCTCTCACCAATAATGAGCGGCTATTGAGTGAAGGTAAGAACTTTTGAAGAATGAGCTTATGCCTTACCCTCTATTATATGATCTCTGGTTCAGAAGTCAGCAAAAATACCAACTTAAAACAGTTTCTCAGCGACTTTTTAATCGTTTGGCAGCCATAAACCGCCTAATTTCCAACAAAACTCTTAGAGAGTGCATGGTTCAATTCACTCAGGAATGTCTCGACATTTTCCATTGTATTATACCCATGCAAGGCCACGCGGATGCGTCCGGCATGGTACATAGGGTGAATTTGTTTACTGTGCAGATGCTGATAAATACGTTCTGCTTCGGGGTGACGAAATGCGATAATTCCAGCCAGATGTTCGGGACTGCGGGGCGAAATCAACTCAACGGACGTCTCTTTCAAGCCTTCCAGGCAGGCTTCGACCAGCGGTGTGGTCGCTCGATTGATCTCATCAACGCCGGTGGAAGTAATGTAATCCAATGCTGCCCGGATGGCATAGACGGCAGGGTAATTGGGCATACCCACGGTAAAGCTGGCAGCACCAGGCAGACTTTCCGCTGCTTCAAAACGCTGATCACCAAATGCGTCTTTCAGATTGAACCAGCCTCCGGCGGGAACCGTCCAATCGCGGGCTTTAGCGGAAGGGACGCCCACCAGTCCGCCACCGTGAGAAGCGAGAATCCATTTATGCGTACTACTGACGATTAAATCAATGTCAGTCAAATCCAGAGGAATCCGTCCCAGGGCCTGTGTCACATCCAGAGCGATCAGAGCAGAAGAGTTCGCACGAATGGTCTGAATCACATCCTGCAGAGGTATTTTATAGCCATTAAAAAAGCTGACCAGCGAAATACTGACCACCCGGGTTTTTTCACTGAGCAGCGACTGCAGATCTTCGAGGTTCAACTCCCAGTCTCGAGACTTCCAGACCTTCACGGTCGCCGGGCAACTCTGCTGCAGACCATAGGTATAGCTGGCAGGAAAATCCAGATCGCTGACAATAATTTCATCACCCGTTTTCAGTTGCAGTGCCTGGTATGCAAGATTGAATGCTTCCGAACTGCAGGAGCAGATACTGACTTCTTCAGAACTCAATCCGTACATCTGAGCCAGCAGTTCTTTTGCTGCATCCCATTGAGCTTCATGCAGCTTTCTGCCATCCATGCCCAGCAGTTTATCCTGAAAATACTGCTGAAACGCATTCCCGACGGATAACGGGGGAATGCCTTCAGCGGCCGTATTTAAATAGACGCGTTCCCCCAAACTGGGAAAATCCTGATCTCGCGTAGACTGATCTAACATGAAAACTCCGTTCGATTCACCCGTTAAGTTTTATTGACGCCATGGGCCGGGGCATCCTGTTGACTGATCATTGTCGGCCCAAACTCACTGGAAATTGCCTGCGAACATTCGAGCATGGCTGAAGAAATCCGGGCGCTGTCATCGGCTTCCCCGACCCGTAGAATATGGGAAACACATAAGACTGCCAACAGTCTGCCATCGGCGCCCAGAATCGGCGTCGCTGTATCCTGAACGCCTACAATCAGAGTACTTTCCATCGTGCGGAAACCGGACTGCCTGATGCTGGCAAACTCGCTTTCCCACTTGTTGATCTGCTCTACAGGCGGATCGGACTGCTCCCAGTATTTCTGACGCTGATCGGCCGTGTGGAAGGCCAACGCGACGTGACCGCTGTTGCGTTCGTGTAACTTGAAACTGGCACCGATGCGGACCGCCAGGGAAACGTCCGCGTCGCAGTCCACGCGGGCAATCACCAGCATCTTATTGCGGACGACCAGATTCAGATGACATGATTCGTTCAGTTCGTTTGTGAGCGATTCCATGTGTGGCGTGGCACGGGCGATCAAGGCTTCGGTGCTGGCATGTTTCGCCCCCAGCTCAAACAGCTTGGTACTC
The sequence above is a segment of the Gimesia algae genome. Coding sequences within it:
- a CDS encoding IclR family transcriptional regulator, with protein sequence MSKTLERTESRLSYRVPALEKGLEVLELLSGISQPLSLTDIAERLGRTKQELFRVMACLNEQGYLIRDANQGYRMSTKLFELGAKHASTEALIARATPHMESLTNELNESCHLNLVVRNKMLVIARVDCDADVSLAVRIGASFKLHERNSGHVALAFHTADQRQKYWEQSDPPVEQINKWESEFASIRQSGFRTMESTLIVGVQDTATPILGADGRLLAVLCVSHILRVGEADDSARISSAMLECSQAISSEFGPTMISQQDAPAHGVNKT
- a CDS encoding aminotransferase class V-fold PLP-dependent enzyme gives rise to the protein MLDQSTRDQDFPSLGERVYLNTAAEGIPPLSVGNAFQQYFQDKLLGMDGRKLHEAQWDAAKELLAQMYGLSSEEVSICSCSSEAFNLAYQALQLKTGDEIIVSDLDFPASYTYGLQQSCPATVKVWKSRDWELNLEDLQSLLSEKTRVVSISLVSFFNGYKIPLQDVIQTIRANSSALIALDVTQALGRIPLDLTDIDLIVSSTHKWILASHGGGLVGVPSAKARDWTVPAGGWFNLKDAFGDQRFEAAESLPGAASFTVGMPNYPAVYAIRAALDYITSTGVDEINRATTPLVEACLEGLKETSVELISPRSPEHLAGIIAFRHPEAERIYQHLHSKQIHPMYHAGRIRVALHGYNTMENVETFLSELNHALSKSFVGN
- a CDS encoding PSD1 and planctomycete cytochrome C domain-containing protein, translating into MKMSARLRDCFCTFVTQGSCGLLIALAAVSVTSLQAAEKEPNQQQIQFFEAKIRPLLIKHCYDCHGEDTQESDLRVDTFKGIAQGGKAGSLIVPGKPEQSLLITAVNYQSNDLQMPPDEKMSKAEIEDLTNWVKMGAPYPNADLSLLRAPSDQGKYDLEKERKFWSFQAVKKPVLPEVKQKSWVKNPIDQFILQQLEQAGLTPARPADKRTLIRRTTFDLTGLPPTPQEIENFLNDSSPDAFEKVVDRLLASPHYGEHWGRHWLDVARYADSNGLDENVAYGTAWKYRDYVVNALNKDKPYDLFLKEQLAGDLLEPAKDVVERNERLTATGFLLLGPKVLAEVDKTKMEMDIIDEQINTIGVSLMGMTLGCARCHDHKFDPISANDYYGLAGILKSTKIMESYKTIGRWNENSLATEAELKVQADWDRKIKAEEDQIAALVKSENERLQTEGGKEFKLPEKPEPSYSKEVKAKLKALRDQVASLKKERPEVPTAMGAAERETIDVPIHIRGSHLTLGETVPRHVPVVLSQQPQNPFPEKQSGRLKFAEWLTNRQHPLTSRVIANRVWRWHFGKGIVATPDNFGKLGAKPSNQPLLDWLAAKLMEEDWSLKQLHRLILLSNTWQMSSEFNAHAAAVDPDNRLMWRADIRRLDAESIRDSILSVSDGLDPALGGSLLNVDNRAFVFNHESKDGVTYDFNRRSIYLPVIRNHLYGMFMLFDYSDASVLNGDRASTTVAPQALFLLNSELVEEASHRMAETVLHQTALSPEQKIQELFLKSYGRQPNEMEVSKSLHFLEELEKELQAKEVDSEKRITRAWQILCQSIFASSEFIYLR
- a CDS encoding DUF1501 domain-containing protein, coding for MSILPQSLYSRRELLKKSAVGFGNLALLSMLNDEAQASQLKDPLAPKEPHFTPRAKRVIFLFMKGGPSHMDTFDYKPQLQKYDGKPLPFDKPRVQFAPTGNLLKSPWKFKQYGESGIHVSELFPNVAECVDDLCIINSLHGTNAAHGGALLKLHTGSDAFVRPSMGSWVTYGLGTENQNLPGFITICPTLAHGGVKNWSSAFLPAPYQGTPLGNAAVAAKQAQIEYIKNDFLSRKVQRKQVDFLNDLNRMHQAETGPNQILNDRIGSFELAFRMQEEVPEIQDISGETEATMKMYGLDEEKTADFGRQCLMARRFAERGVRFIQVSHSDQKVQWDQHGNLLEGHGKNAKEVDKPIAGLLKDLKQRGLLKDTLVVWGGEFGRTPTAQGKNGRDHNPEGFTMWLAGGGVKSGIKYGATDEFGYYAAKDKMHIHDFHATLLHLLGMDHEKLTYRYAGRDFRLTDVAGHVAHGILA